One genomic region from Microscilla marina ATCC 23134 encodes:
- a CDS encoding tetratricopeptide repeat protein, with translation MVNHYCSPPLLLQKLTLWGLRWWLLVCFFTSPVFSQRPAEKDSLLQLLQTLPDDTNKVNVLNRLCYLCRANDSKNALLYGQRAVTLSEKLNFLKGVAFSYFNQGRVYRILGKYNEAILHQEKAYTRWGKLKDSIGLAESLREFGIGYRNTGDFPRSLDYFLKAIKIYEALENERGIANTAASIGMLYYKQRNYDQSLNYHKKALKIHKLLNSEKSLAIDYNNLGNVYADSNKPDTALYYYNLYKRIKEKLNDQRGVAIALSNIGYVFAKQQKFNKAIVNQGQALAIYKQLNLKKNQTYPLQYLAEAYAAKGDYKNAYKNGKEALKIAKSIKAKHRIIEITLSLSNVYQQAGDYKASLDYFQQYKAFNDSVFNTKKSQQIAEMEAKYKGEKKEQENKYLKNEDIKNKALLQQRNNLIAAITFGALLLIMLAMVLYQSNQRKQRTNQVLLLQKQEIEVKTEEILAQRDMLEQQHKDIRDSINYARKIQTAILPLSEEISAAIPEHFIFYQPRDIVSGDFYWFAAVKDEDSGHSKYVISASDCTGHGVPGAFMSMIGNDLLNDLVKARQITQPDKILNKLHKGVRKVLNQEVSENTDGMDISLCVIDPIAKTIEYAGANSALVYVKDGERTRVAPDHTSVGGDMPKFQEGFTAHTISYADASVMCYLYTDGYRDQFGGDRGKKFLRSRMQELIFYISELSMQEQRRQVEETINDWMKAGGFEQMDDMLVMGFRLS, from the coding sequence ATGGTAAATCATTACTGTAGCCCACCATTACTTTTACAAAAACTAACCCTTTGGGGGCTTAGGTGGTGGCTACTAGTATGTTTTTTTACTTCACCAGTTTTTTCTCAGCGCCCTGCCGAGAAAGACAGCCTGCTCCAACTTCTCCAGACCCTCCCTGATGATACCAATAAAGTAAATGTGTTGAATAGGTTGTGTTATTTGTGCCGTGCAAACGACTCTAAGAATGCGTTGTTATATGGGCAAAGAGCAGTAACTTTATCAGAAAAACTTAATTTCCTAAAGGGGGTAGCTTTTTCCTATTTTAACCAAGGAAGAGTATACAGGATTTTAGGGAAATATAATGAGGCTATTTTACACCAAGAGAAGGCTTACACTAGGTGGGGAAAGTTAAAAGATTCTATTGGGTTAGCGGAGAGTTTACGGGAGTTTGGCATTGGCTATAGGAATACGGGTGATTTCCCTAGGTCTCTTGATTACTTCTTGAAGGCAATAAAAATATATGAGGCATTAGAAAATGAACGAGGGATTGCTAATACTGCGGCAAGTATAGGAATGCTGTACTATAAACAACGGAATTATGATCAGTCATTAAATTATCATAAAAAGGCATTAAAAATTCATAAGCTGCTAAATAGTGAAAAGAGTTTGGCGATTGATTATAATAATTTGGGAAATGTATACGCTGATTCAAATAAGCCAGATACTGCTCTTTATTATTACAATTTATATAAGAGAATTAAAGAAAAACTGAATGACCAGAGAGGTGTTGCTATTGCTTTATCTAATATAGGTTATGTTTTTGCAAAGCAGCAAAAATTTAATAAAGCTATTGTTAATCAAGGTCAGGCACTAGCTATTTATAAGCAGCTTAACTTAAAAAAAAATCAGACGTACCCTTTACAGTATTTAGCCGAGGCTTATGCTGCTAAAGGCGATTATAAAAATGCTTATAAAAATGGAAAAGAAGCTTTAAAAATTGCAAAAAGTATAAAAGCAAAGCATCGTATAATTGAAATTACACTTTCCCTATCTAATGTTTACCAACAAGCAGGCGATTATAAAGCATCGCTGGATTATTTTCAGCAATATAAAGCTTTTAATGACAGTGTTTTTAATACTAAAAAGTCTCAGCAAATTGCAGAAATGGAGGCTAAGTATAAAGGTGAAAAAAAAGAGCAGGAAAACAAGTATTTAAAAAATGAGGATATTAAAAATAAAGCACTATTACAACAAAGAAATAACCTGATTGCTGCCATTACTTTTGGTGCTTTATTGTTGATTATGTTGGCAATGGTGCTTTACCAGAGCAACCAACGTAAGCAACGCACCAACCAGGTGTTGTTGTTGCAAAAGCAAGAAATAGAAGTGAAAACCGAAGAAATACTTGCCCAACGTGATATGTTGGAGCAACAGCATAAAGACATTCGTGATAGCATCAACTATGCCCGCAAAATACAAACTGCCATTCTGCCCTTATCTGAGGAGATTTCGGCGGCAATTCCTGAGCATTTTATTTTTTACCAGCCTCGTGACATTGTCAGTGGCGATTTTTATTGGTTTGCGGCTGTAAAAGACGAAGATTCTGGGCATAGTAAATATGTAATCTCTGCCTCAGATTGCACTGGACACGGGGTGCCAGGAGCTTTTATGAGTATGATTGGCAACGATTTGCTCAACGATTTGGTCAAGGCAAGGCAGATTACCCAACCCGATAAAATTTTAAACAAGCTCCATAAAGGAGTACGTAAAGTATTGAATCAGGAAGTAAGCGAAAATACCGATGGCATGGATATCTCGTTGTGCGTGATAGACCCTATAGCAAAAACCATTGAGTATGCAGGTGCCAACAGTGCCTTGGTATACGTAAAAGACGGCGAACGCACCCGGGTAGCGCCTGATCATACTTCGGTAGGGGGCGATATGCCCAAGTTTCAGGAAGGGTTCACCGCCCATACCATTTCTTATGCTGATGCGTCAGTGATGTGTTATTTGTATACTGATGGTTACCGCGACCAGTTTGGGGGCGATCGGGGTAAAAAGTTTTTACGATCGCGGATGCAAGAGTTGATTTTTTATATTTCAGAACTTTCCATGCAAGAGCAACGCCGTCAGGTAGAGGAAACCATCAATGATTGGATGAAAGCGGGTGGGTTTGAACAAATGGACGATATGTTGGTGATGGGGTTTAGATTAAGCTGA